Proteins from a single region of Salvelinus sp. IW2-2015 linkage group LG4p, ASM291031v2, whole genome shotgun sequence:
- the LOC111957741 gene encoding proton-coupled zinc antiporter SLC30A1, protein MASRSGLPHDSSLHRCMLVLTFLLLLCEIVVSRLCNSLITMVDVFHTLFILMHMALPQPTLGRGSPKPSPASPLSNTSTPTQSPVKSPPYSPATSCVFPRPLNPVASLCGLSYSGARVQPLGALISALLLAALCVSVSLEILSHTLQPHPIQRPLLATVMGAVSVLYNLLVLGLSWGSLPETKTRAAWEGEESSVLGVNGKVKAKVQTKDSNAVGGENDLSNLPTSLDGAFQDGTLVLCNPGTSSVLNPDSDSQHPTQTSPLHTVAPQGPLSDHCHGAHTLPADSHTLPADCRTSETLSSFPHPEASVCHPKEPHSEVSKYSACMGHRENQTGPTTASALKSESPTSLRVQLPACLPSLIALTQALLGSILALTNGLTLLLLGPDCMHGSGACGPFVYLDPGFSMVAVVVLLATALPQVCRYGWLLLQAVPPQVCVSDLGRRIASVPGVQAVHDLHVWQLTESCLVASVHVHCHAGFQIHRCGDLLSGVTKVLQSVGVSCCTVQPEFLLSTPTANGNLDNNNTNPTIIHREMPSHLACSLACGKGCAGKMCCAPLEEWSTEPLAPPAGETEEEPYVLIIENTFL, encoded by the exons ATGGCGAGCAGGTCGGGGCTCCCCCATGACAGTTCCCTGCACAGATGCATGCTGGTCCTGACCTTCCTGCTCCTACTGTGTGAGATCGTTGTCAGCCGCCTCTGTAACTCCCTCATCACCATGGTGGATGTCTTCCACACCCTCTTCATCCTCATGCACATGGCTCTTCCTCAACCCACCCTGGGCAGAGGTTCCCCGAAACCCTcacctgcctcccctctctccaacaCCTCCACCCCCACTCAGTCACCTGTCAAATCTCCCCCATATTCCCCAGCCACCTCCTGTGTGTTCCCCAGACCCCTCAACCCTGTGGCCTCCCTTTGTGGCCTGTCCTACAGTGGGGCGAGGGTCCAGCCCCTGGGGGCTCTGATCTCCGCTCTTCTGCTGGCTGccttgtgtgtctctgtctctctagagaTCCTCAGCCACACCCTGCAGCCCCACCCTATACAGCGCCCTCTTTTGGCCACGGTGATGGGGGCTGTCAGTGTGCTCTACAACCTCCTGGTGCTGGGGCTCAGCTGGGGCAGCTTGCCAGAGACCAAGACTAGAGCTGcctgggagggggaggagagctcTGTCCTTGGTGTGAATGGAAAAG TCAAGGCCAAGGTCCAGACCAAAGACAGCAATGCAGTGGGGGGAGAGAATGACCTCAGTAACCTCCCTACATCTCTAGATGGCGCCTTCCAAGATGGAACACTTGTACTCTGTAACCCTGGGACCTCCAGTGTCCTGAACCCTGACAGTGACTCTCAGCACCCAACCCAGACATCCCCACTCCATACCGTGGCCCCTCAGGGTCCCCTTTCAGACCACTGCCATGGAGCACACACACTCCCTGCAGACTCGCACACGCTCCCTGCAGACTGCAGAACTTCAGAGACACTGAGCAGCTTCCCACATCCAGAGGCCAGTGTCTGTCATCCAAAGGAACCCCACTCTGAAGTGTCTAAGTATAGTGCCTGCATGGGACACAGAG AAAATCAGACAGGCCCCACCACAGCCTCAGCCCTAAAGTCAGAAAGCCCTACAAGCCTCAGGGTCCAACTTCCCGCCTGTCTCCCATCCCTCATCGCCCTCACTCAGGCACTGCTAGGCTCCATCCTGGCACTCACCAACGGACTTACCCTGCTACTCCTGGGCCCAGACTGCATGCATGGCTCTGGGGCCTGTGGCCCCTTCGTCTACCTGGACCCTGGCTTCTCCATGGTGGCTGTGGTGGTGCTGCTGGCCACCGCTCTGCCCCAGGTGTGCCGCTACGGTTGGCTGCTGCTCCAGGCCGTCCCgccccaggtgtgtgtgtctgatctgGGCCGGCGGATCGCCAGTGTGCCAGGGGTGCAGGCGGTGCACGACCTCCACGTGTGGCAGCTGACAGAGAGCTGCCTGGTGGCGTCTGTACATGTCCACTGCCACGCTGGGTTCCAGATAcacag GTGTGGTGATCTGTTGTCGGGGGTCACCAAGGTGCTGCAGAGTGTAGGTGTGAGCTGCTGCACCGTACAACCAGAgttcctcctctctactcccaCAGCCAACGGCAACCTGGATAACAACAACACCAACCCCACCATCATCCATAGGGAGATGCCCTCACACCTGGCCTGCAGCCTGGCCTGTGGGAAGGGCTGTGCTGGGAAGATGTGCTGTGCTCCTCTGGAGGAATGGTCTACAGAGCCACTGGCACCCCCTGCTGGGGAAACTGAGGAGGAGCCTTACGTGCTGATCATAGAGAACACCTTTCTTTGA